One Thermodesulfobacteriota bacterium genomic region harbors:
- a CDS encoding NAD(P)-dependent alcohol dehydrogenase, producing MKAFVMKRIGEVGIMEKPIPGDPGPNDAIVKATTALVCTSDVHTVKGAIGERTDHTLGHEACGIVDRVGNAVSLFKPGDRVVIGAITPCYKCENCQRGFTSQCGQPLGGWKFANIKDGSFAEYFHVNDADANLTSIPDNVSDEAACYATDMMTTGFKGAENSDIILGGTAAVFGLGPVGQMAAVGARLLGAGLVIAVDSIPQRLQLAKEYGADVTIDLSKVDPIQKIMELTNGQGVDSAIEAVGNQSAFEACINATRPGGTISNAGYHGEGDYISIPRLAWGVGMAEKTIKTLLCPGGSERMNRMMRLIQTGRVDPTKMTTHHFKFDQIEKAFWMMDTKEDNMLKPVIHIA from the coding sequence ATGAAAGCGTTCGTGATGAAGAGGATCGGCGAGGTGGGCATCATGGAGAAGCCGATCCCAGGCGACCCGGGCCCCAATGATGCCATCGTCAAGGCCACCACGGCGCTGGTCTGTACATCTGACGTGCATACCGTGAAGGGGGCCATCGGGGAGAGGACGGATCACACGTTGGGGCACGAGGCGTGTGGCATCGTGGACAGGGTGGGCAATGCGGTCAGTTTGTTCAAACCCGGGGATCGCGTTGTTATTGGCGCCATCACGCCGTGCTACAAGTGCGAAAACTGTCAGAGAGGGTTCACGTCTCAATGCGGGCAGCCCCTGGGTGGGTGGAAGTTCGCCAACATCAAGGACGGCAGCTTTGCTGAATATTTCCATGTCAACGATGCTGATGCCAATCTCACCAGCATTCCAGACAACGTGTCCGATGAGGCGGCGTGCTATGCGACCGACATGATGACGACCGGCTTCAAGGGAGCGGAGAATTCCGACATCATCTTGGGCGGCACCGCCGCCGTCTTCGGGCTGGGCCCGGTCGGCCAGATGGCGGCGGTCGGCGCCCGCCTGCTGGGCGCGGGCCTGGTCATCGCGGTTGACAGCATCCCTCAGCGCCTTCAACTCGCGAAGGAGTATGGCGCGGACGTTACGATCGATCTCTCCAAGGTGGATCCCATCCAGAAGATCATGGAACTGACCAACGGGCAGGGGGTGGACTCGGCCATCGAGGCGGTCGGCAACCAATCGGCCTTCGAAGCGTGCATCAATGCCACGCGGCCCGGTGGGACGATTTCCAACGCCGGCTATCATGGCGAGGGGGACTACATCAGCATCCCGCGGCTGGCATGGGGCGTCGGGATGGCCGAAAAGACGATCAAGACGTTGCTGTGTCCCGGCGGAAGTGAGCGCATGAATCGGATGATGCGCCTCATCCAGACCGGACGCGTGGATCCGACAAAGATGACGACGCACCACTTCAAGTTTGACCAGATCGAAAAGGCCTTCTGGATGATGGATACGAAGGAAGACAACATGCTCAAACCGGTGATTCACATCGCGTGA